One segment of Haloplanus natans DSM 17983 DNA contains the following:
- the thsA gene encoding thermosome subunit alpha: MIILGEDSQRTQGKDAQTMNITAGKAVAEAVRTTLGPKGMDKMLVDSGGSVVVTNDGVTILKEMDIDHPAANMIVEVSETQEDEVGDGTTTAVVVAGELLDEAEELIDQDIHPTTLAQGYRRAAEKAKEILEENAIDVSPDDRETLVKIAATAMTGKGAESAKDQLADLVVDAVLAVRDDDGVDTDNVSIEKVVGGAIDNSELIEGVIVDKERVSDSMPYAVEDADIALIDGALEVKETEIDAEVNVTDPDQLQQFLDQEEKQLKEMVDHLKEVGADVVFVGNGIDDMAQHYLAQEGILAVRRAKDSDLSRLARSTGGTVVGSVDDLTEDDLGFAGSVAQKDIGGDERIFVEDVAEAKSVTLVLRGGTEHVVDEVERAVEDSLGVVRTTLEDGKVLPGGGAPESELALGLRDYADDVDGREALAVEAFAEAVDIIPRTLAENAGLDPIDSLVELRASHSEGNLSAGLDAYTGDVVDMEEDGVVEPLRVKTQAIESATEAAVMILRIDDVIAAGDLKGGGSDDGGDEGGPGAGGMGGGMGGGMGGMGGMGGAM, translated from the coding sequence GGATGGACAAGATGCTCGTCGACTCCGGCGGGAGCGTCGTCGTCACGAACGACGGCGTCACGATCCTGAAGGAGATGGACATCGACCACCCCGCCGCGAATATGATCGTCGAGGTCTCGGAGACCCAGGAAGACGAGGTCGGCGACGGCACCACGACGGCCGTCGTCGTCGCTGGTGAACTCCTCGACGAGGCCGAAGAGCTCATCGACCAGGACATCCACCCGACGACGCTGGCCCAGGGGTACCGCCGGGCCGCGGAGAAGGCAAAGGAGATCCTCGAAGAGAACGCCATCGACGTCTCCCCGGACGACCGCGAGACGCTCGTCAAAATCGCCGCGACGGCGATGACGGGCAAGGGCGCCGAGAGCGCCAAGGACCAGCTCGCGGATCTCGTGGTCGACGCCGTCCTCGCCGTGCGCGACGACGACGGTGTCGACACCGACAACGTCTCCATCGAGAAGGTCGTCGGCGGCGCCATCGACAACTCCGAGCTCATCGAGGGCGTCATCGTCGACAAGGAACGCGTCAGCGACAGCATGCCCTACGCGGTCGAGGACGCCGATATCGCGCTGATCGACGGCGCGCTCGAAGTCAAGGAGACCGAGATCGACGCCGAGGTCAACGTCACCGACCCCGACCAGCTCCAGCAGTTCCTCGATCAGGAGGAGAAACAGCTGAAGGAGATGGTCGACCACCTCAAGGAGGTCGGCGCCGACGTCGTCTTCGTGGGTAACGGCATCGACGACATGGCCCAGCACTACCTGGCCCAGGAGGGCATCCTCGCCGTCCGCCGCGCGAAGGATTCGGACCTCTCGCGGCTCGCCCGCTCGACCGGCGGCACGGTCGTCGGGAGCGTCGACGACCTGACCGAGGACGACCTCGGCTTCGCCGGCTCCGTCGCCCAGAAGGACATCGGTGGCGACGAGCGCATCTTCGTCGAGGACGTGGCCGAGGCCAAGTCCGTGACGCTCGTCCTCCGCGGCGGCACCGAACACGTCGTCGACGAAGTCGAGCGCGCGGTCGAGGACTCGCTCGGCGTCGTCCGCACCACGCTGGAGGACGGCAAGGTCCTGCCCGGCGGCGGTGCCCCCGAGTCGGAACTCGCGCTCGGGCTGCGCGACTACGCCGACGACGTCGACGGCCGCGAGGCCCTCGCCGTCGAGGCGTTCGCCGAGGCCGTGGACATCATCCCGCGCACCCTCGCCGAGAACGCCGGTCTCGACCCCATCGACTCGCTGGTCGAACTCCGTGCCAGCCACAGTGAGGGCAACCTTTCGGCCGGCCTCGACGCCTACACCGGCGACGTGGTCGACATGGAGGAAGACGGTGTCGTAGAACCCCTCCGCGTCAAAACCCAGGCCATCGAGAGCGCCACCGAGGCAGCTGTTATGATCCTCCGCATCGACGACGTCATCGCGGCCGGCGACCTCAAGGGCGGCGGCAGCGACGACGGCGGCGACGAGGGCGGCCCCGGCGCCGGCGGCATGGGCGGCGGCATGGGCGGCGGCATGGGTGGCATGGGTGGCATGGGCGGCGCGATGTAA